From Actinosynnema mirum DSM 43827, a single genomic window includes:
- a CDS encoding bifunctional metallophosphatase/5'-nucleotidase produces the protein MTWFRRSAALAATAVAGAAVLLAQSPATPAQADGRASGKTVDVRLIGINDLHGNIEPPTGSSGRVTLSDGTTVNAGGAAFNATHIKKLQSEVRNSVIVGQGDLIGASPVVSALFHDEPTVEILNKVGMDATAAGNHEFDEGYRELLRMQHGGCHPVDGCQFSPSYTGAKFKILGANVTLAKSGLPALPPFWVEFRDGVPIGFIGMPLKDVPILVDPNGIKDLKFGDEIAAANKYADLLNWLGVKSIVLLVHQGDNTTGGGPDDCNTVSGGPGRLIAEKVSPKIDAVFSGHSHQQYNCTVTDPAGNPRPFIEGLAFGRELSVVDLKIDKRTRDVVRSATKARNHVVTQDVTPDPKIQAVIDQAKTKAGPIANKQVGTIASDVLRAQNPAGESPLGNLIADSQLAATTGNGAVAALMNPGGVRADLTYAGSPAGEGDGVVTYGEAFTVQPFGNILQTVSLTGAQLKAALEQQWQTVNGAQRQIVLQPSAGLTYSWSASAPQGAKISNLAINGTAVDPAASYRITINSFLQGGGDGFSAFTAGTSVTGGGIDLDAFAGYLATHPNVSAPALDRITTTP, from the coding sequence ATGACCTGGTTCAGACGGAGCGCCGCGCTGGCGGCGACCGCCGTTGCCGGCGCCGCGGTCCTGCTCGCGCAGTCCCCGGCGACGCCCGCGCAGGCGGACGGCCGCGCGTCGGGCAAGACGGTGGACGTGCGGTTGATCGGCATCAACGACCTGCACGGCAACATCGAGCCGCCCACGGGCTCCTCCGGGCGGGTGACCCTGTCCGACGGGACCACCGTCAACGCCGGTGGCGCGGCGTTCAACGCCACGCACATCAAGAAGCTCCAGTCCGAGGTGCGCAACTCGGTGATCGTCGGGCAGGGCGACCTGATCGGCGCCTCGCCCGTGGTGTCGGCGCTGTTCCACGACGAGCCGACCGTGGAGATCCTGAACAAGGTCGGCATGGACGCGACCGCGGCGGGCAACCACGAGTTCGACGAGGGCTACCGCGAGCTGCTGCGGATGCAGCACGGCGGCTGCCACCCGGTCGACGGCTGCCAGTTCAGCCCGTCGTACACCGGCGCGAAGTTCAAGATCCTCGGCGCGAACGTGACCCTGGCCAAGTCGGGCCTGCCCGCGCTGCCGCCGTTCTGGGTCGAGTTCCGCGACGGCGTGCCGATCGGCTTCATCGGGATGCCGCTGAAGGACGTGCCGATCCTGGTCGACCCGAACGGCATCAAGGACCTGAAGTTCGGCGACGAGATCGCCGCCGCGAACAAGTACGCGGACCTGCTGAACTGGCTGGGCGTCAAGTCCATCGTGCTGCTGGTGCACCAGGGCGACAACACCACCGGCGGCGGCCCCGACGACTGCAACACGGTCTCGGGCGGGCCCGGTCGGCTGATCGCGGAGAAGGTCAGCCCGAAGATCGACGCGGTCTTCTCCGGCCACAGCCACCAGCAGTACAACTGCACGGTCACCGACCCGGCGGGCAACCCGCGCCCGTTCATCGAGGGCCTGGCGTTCGGCCGCGAGCTGTCCGTGGTCGACCTGAAGATCGACAAGCGGACCCGCGACGTCGTGCGCTCGGCCACCAAGGCGCGCAACCACGTCGTCACCCAGGACGTCACCCCGGACCCGAAGATCCAGGCCGTGATCGACCAGGCCAAGACCAAGGCGGGCCCGATCGCGAACAAGCAGGTCGGCACCATCGCGTCGGACGTCCTGCGGGCGCAGAACCCGGCGGGCGAGTCGCCGCTGGGCAACCTGATCGCGGACTCGCAGCTGGCCGCCACCACCGGCAACGGCGCGGTCGCCGCGCTGATGAACCCCGGCGGCGTGCGCGCCGACCTGACCTACGCGGGCTCGCCCGCCGGTGAGGGCGACGGGGTGGTGACCTACGGCGAGGCGTTCACCGTGCAGCCGTTCGGCAACATCCTGCAGACCGTCTCGCTGACCGGCGCGCAGCTCAAGGCGGCGCTGGAGCAGCAGTGGCAGACCGTGAACGGCGCGCAGCGGCAGATCGTGCTCCAGCCGTCGGCGGGCCTGACCTACTCCTGGTCGGCGTCCGCGCCGCAGGGCGCCAAGATCTCGAACCTGGCGATCAACGGCACGGCGGTCGACCCGGCCGCCAGCTACCGGATCACGATCAACAGCTTCCTGCAGGGCGGCGGCGACGGCTTCAGCGCCTTCACCGCGGGCACCTCGGTGACCGGTGGCGGCATCGACCTGGACGCCTTCGCCGGCTACCTGGCCACGCACCCCAACGTGTCCGCCCCGGCGCTGGACCGCATCACCACCACCCCGTAG